In Colletotrichum lupini chromosome 6, complete sequence, a single window of DNA contains:
- a CDS encoding galactokinase, translating into MAGPVPTASALADIYTDDALPIQTKRWSSLLSQFESEYGHPASVVARSPGRVNIIGEHIDYSLYSVLPMAITADAILAFSVTDTPADSDTFTLRVANAQSDKYPSRTFEVPIGADVPIDSKVHEWSNYFKSGLSGALELLRRKHGKDFRPKGMKILMDGNVPVGGGLSSSAAFVSASALAVMLANGEKTVDKTELTKLAIVSERAVGVNSGGMDQSASVFSQRGSALFVSFSPSLTARPVFFPTTNPELSFLIAQSFVTSNKQVTGPIHYNLRVVECSMAGAFLNAALNPAGTKLPTDASPLGISLHGFHEAYFANNKLPHGEGASAEEAAEAQLRVLIDVTKKALDSTEGYTREEIAKVLGVSVPELEQIFMSKLSVRADRFKLRQRALHVFEEALRVLQFMKVLEQEAPKDTSDTTAYNKRLGDLLNATQDSCRDLYECSAPEIDELCRIARENGSYGSRLTGAGWGGCTVHMVPADKAAAVKEAWEREYYSKRELTEEQKEGAVVALSNFTTYL; encoded by the exons ATGGCCGGTCCCGTTCCCACCGCGAGCGCCCTCGCCGACATCTACACAGACGATGCCCTCCCCATTCAGACCAAGCGCTGGTCGTCTCTGCTCTCACAGTTCGAGTCCGAGTACGGCCACCCGGCCTCTGTCGTTGCCCGCTCCCCCGGCCGCGTGAACATTATCGGCGAGCACATCGACTACTCCCTCTACTCCGTCCTCCCTATGGCAATCACCGCCGATGCCATCCTCGCCTTCTCCGTCACCGACACTCCCGCTGACTCCGACACCTTCACCCTCCGCGTCGCAAACGCCCAGTCCGACAAGTACCCCTCCCGCACCTTTGAAGTCCCCATCGGCGCCGATGTTCCTATCGACTCCAAGGTCCACGAGTGGTCCAACTACTTCAAGAGCGGCTTGAGTGGCGCCCTGGAGCTGCTGCGTCGGAAGCATGGCAAGGACTTCAGACCCAAGGGTATGAAGATCCTCATGGACGGCAACGTCCCCGTTGGCGGTGGTCTCAGCTCTAGTGCTGCTTTCGTTAGTGCCTCGGCATTGGCTGTCATGCTTGCCAACGGCGAGAAGACTGTTGACAAGACCGAGCTCACTAAGCTTGCCATCGTCAGTGAGCGTGCCGTTGGTGTCAACTCTGGCGG CATGGACCAGTCCGCCTCCGTCTTCTCCCAGCGCGGTTCTGCTCTCTTCGTGTCCTTCAGCCCCTCTCTGACCGCTCGCCCCGTCTTCTTCCCGACAACCAACCCGGAACTCTCCTTCCTCATCGCCCAGTCCTTCGTCACCTCCAACAAGCAGGTCACCGGCCCCATTCACTACAACCTCCGCGTCGTCGAGTGCAGCATGGCAGGCGCTTTCCTCAACGCAGCCCTTAACCCGGCCGGCACAAAGCTCCCCACCGACGCCTCTCCTCTCGGCATCTCTCTCCATGGCTTCCACGAGGCCTACTTCGCCAACAACAAGCTCCCGCACGGCGAGGGCGCATCAGCAGAGGAGGCCGCAGAGGCACAGCTCCGCGTGCTCATCGATGTCACCAAGAAGGCTCTCGACAGCACCGAGGGCTACACCCGCGAAGAGATCGCCAAGGTTCTGGGCGTCTCCGTCCCGGAGCTTGAGCAGATCTTCATGTCCAAGCTCTCCGTCCGCGCCGACCGCTTCAAGCTCCGCCAGCGCGCCCTGCACGTCTTTGAGGAGGCTCTCCGCGTACTCCAGTTCATGAAGGTTCTGGAGCAGGAGGCGCCGAAGGATACCTCTGACACCACGGCCTACAACAAGCGCCTCGGCGACCTGCTTAACGCCACACAAGACTCGTGCCGCGACTTGTACGAGTGCAGTGCCCCTGAGATTGACGAGCTTTGCCGCATTGCGCGCGAAAACGGATCCTATGGCAGCAGACTTACCGGTGCTGGCTGGGGTGGCTGCACAGTCCACATGGTGCCTGCTGACAAGGCTGCTGCCGTCAAGGAGGCGTGGGAGAGGGAATACTACTCCAAGCGCGAGCTTACTGAAGAGCAGAAGGAGGGTGCTGTTGTT GCGCTCTCCAACTTTACAACCTACCTTTAG
- a CDS encoding eukaryotic aspartyl protease codes for MKSIVAIASAASLISSAAAASRSPLQFDITEVDLSSLQKRNVDSEPLEVSPHVLELNRVVGTSPAQTWIQSIRNGPGSNGMYKTGHVTNLTDLNGYEYIASILFGDETLQVIVDSGSSDTWAVQKDFTCQDSDGNRLNDTSLCNFGPTYNGTFQHGSIPGVHFNITYGDGEFATGLMGYQDITLAGLEVPHQEVALVNKTYWNGDNVASGLLGLAYDLLTSEYNDATGKSIYYDSIFTTMSKKGIVKPDLFSMAMDSKSQVGQLAFGGLPPVETKGKLISTPIRMVALLSHRPEAKTEYSFYTILPDGYVIKNVTMAPTTNQTLAASKWNTAVSKPAGFYNSTTPTIVDSGTTLMYVPSDISDAFAAGIPNSFYDIFSGAYYAPCDATVPDFGIVINGHTFYADKADLIQSTDPLDNGDGTFVCLLGVTDGGEGPYILGDTMMNSLVTVFDVGAGMMRFASRK; via the exons ATGAAGTCCATTGTCGCTATCGCATCGGCGGCGAGCCTGATTAGCTCTGCTGCGGCCGCATCCCGTTCACCCCTTCAGTTCGACATCACCGAAGTCGACCTATCGTCTCTGCAGAAACGCAACGTCGACAGCGAACCCTTGGAAGTTTCCCCTCATGTTCTCGAACTAAACAGAGTCGTTGGTACCTCCCCGGCTCAGACATGGATTCAGTCCATTCGGAACGGGCCTGGCTCGAATGGCATGTACAAGACAGGTCACGTTACAAACTTGACCGACTTGAACGGCTACGAGTACATAGCCAGCATTCTCTTCGGCGATGAGACTCTCCAAGTGATTGTTGACTCCGGATCAAGTGACACATGGGCTGTTCAGAAGGACTTCACCTGCCAAGACTCTGACGGCAACAGGTTGAACGAC ACCTCATTGTGCAACTTCGGGCCCACGTACAACGGTACGTTCCAGCATGGCTCCATTCCTGGCGTGCACTTCAACATTACCTACGGTGACGGGGAATTTGCCACAGGCCTCATGGGTTACCAGGACATCACTCTTGCCGGTCTCGAGGTGCCGCATCAAGAAGTGGCCTTGGTTAACAAAACGTACTGGAACGGCGACAACGTCGCTAGCGGCTTGCTCGGCCTCGCCTATGACTTGCTCACCAGCGAGTACAATGATGCGACCGGCAAGTCCATCTACTACGACTCTATCTTTACCACCATGTCCAAGAAGGGCATCGTCAAGCCCGATCTCTTTAGCATGGCCATGGACAGCAAGTCTCAGGTCGGTCAATTGGCTTTCGGCGGATTGCCTCCTGTCGAGACTAAGGGCAAGCTTATCAGCACGCCTATCCGAATG GTCGCCCTCTTATCTCACAGGCCCGAGGCGAAAACCGAGTACTCTTTCTACACCATCCTTCCTGACGGATATGTCATCAAGAACGTGACCATGGCCCCTACTACTAACCAGACCCTGGCTGCAAGCAAGTGGAATACCGCGGTCTCTAAGCCTGCCGGGTTTTACAACAGTACAACTCCGACGATTGTCGACAGTGGCACGACTTTGATGTATGTGCCTTCTG ATATCTCCGATGCATTCGCAGCTGGAATTCCCAACTCCTTCTACGACATCTTTTCTGGCGCATATTATGCTCCCTGTGACGCTACAGTACCAGACTTTGGTATCGTGATCAACGGGCACACTTTCTACGCCGACAAAGCCGATTTGATCCAGAGTACCGACCCGCTTGACAATGGTGACGGCACCTTTGTCTGTCTGCTTGGTGTCACCGATGGCGGCGAGGGCCCTTACATCTTGGGTGACACCATGATGAACAGCCTCGTGACTGTGTTCGACGTTGGCGCAGGTATGATGCGGTTTGCTAGCCGTAAATGA